The Juglans regia cultivar Chandler chromosome 11, Walnut 2.0, whole genome shotgun sequence genome contains the following window.
aatattgaactgagttgagttgagatgataaaatattgttagaatattattttttaatattattattattttaaaatttgaaaaattagaattgtttattatattttatattgaaatttgaaaaagttgtaatgatgagttgagagatgtttagtaaccaaacgaagcctaagattacatttagatgttgagttaaattcagttgaattgaattctttataaatagtaatgagttgagtagtatATAGAGTTATATGAGACCATCTAAACtaaatttaaagtgtatttgaatattaaaatgagtttaatactttttatgaaaaattaaaaaaaaattatgagttctatgtataaagattttttaagttgaaaaatgttataagtTTCATATGTAAGAAGAAtttgagttgggatgagtttagtaacTTAAGAAttaggtgtttggatgttacACTCAGCTTAAAGTTAGATTGAATTCAACGAAGTTTAACTGAATTTGGAAACTAAATGCAACCTAAAGATGCAATACGGAGGCCACCACTTTCATTATCAATTGTGGCCACTTGCATTTTCCCTAGGTTACCACTACTTTTTATGAGGATCAATTAGTGTTTCAAATACCATACAGTACGATTGAAATATGTCGTATTGGCCACTGGTTCGGTATAGGTATTGTATATATTTCGTATCGGCTCAAATACCGGCCGTATATGCCGGTACCGGCCATACTGACTTATATTTCGACCTGTACCAGTCGATATTTcgacttttaatttaatttaattttttcatttttttaaattataagctCATTTTTTTACCTACATTTCaaactaaactatttataatttatatatatgtatttatatataatttattcatatatagattagtattttggaatataatttatatatataatttatttatatatcgactatcccaaaacgatatcgaaatattttgtttcagtgccttgaccgatacgatatttaaaatattgttatcaATGGCTGATATACATATCtatgaatgataagatttaGATGAATAGTACAATTTCTGTGTGTTTTACATTTAGGACACCTAGAAAAGCAAACAACTATTGTTTCTAACAATTTCAAAATGGGATTATCACTCGTTTATTATAAGAGTATTCACATCTCATTccttataaaatttcttaaatgttAACTCAAATACATCATTctataaattttatcctaaattttacaaatctttcaaaaacatcctacatctcattccttataaattctctattctattaaaatattaattttctattatttatattattttcttctcgcacctatttacaatcttaactactacctcttttatctttttcctaGGTTAAGCAATATTAGTTTTTACTTTCtacataaatttaattattgaacacgaatctttttttttttttttttcatcctgGTACGAGAATAgtgacaaaattattataattttaaaactaattaatattcaCATTTTCAAAGGGCATTTTATTTGTAACCGAGAAATAAATGAGTGCATAGCAAATTCTTTTCTCTGAGCACATGTATgtaaattgcaagaaaaatcctaaaacaacaCAAACAAGAACAAATCAGTacatcaaattatcaaaatcacaacaataacAAGTCTCAATTCAACAACAGAGGCTTGTAAAAAGCTAAGATTTTTTTTCGAGCAAGCAATTCAATGCATAACAAATTGCAATCACTGAGCACATGTATGTAAATTGTAAGAAAAATTCGAAAAATCACAAACTAGAACAAATCTCACTATAAAGCATATGGATGTGTAAGCAATTTCAGTGTTGGATTTGTGCGAGAGAGAAGGATGAAGTCCAGTCATAGAGGATCCAAAAAATGAAATGCGATAGAGAAGCTCGATGGCCAGCCTTTAAGGATCCCGATTCTCTCAAAATCTAGCCATGGAGGAAGTTGAACAAATCagtatgtatgaaagagaatgagGGAATCCAGCCACAGAAGAAACCGAGAAGGGATGAGGACTTGCATTGATTTCCAATGGAAAGGTTGACGTCGATGGTAGCTGCGATGCGAGGGAGGGGCGAAAATGACGAGGACACCCAATTGTCGAAGAGAAGAAGATGCGAAACCAATGATGGGGAAAGCACGAAATCAAATTTGGAGATGTACAGTAGATCCCCAAATATGGGGAACCGCTGTAGCAATTCCCATTTTAGGGATTCGGCTGGAGGGGGTTTGGGGTGAAAACCCTAAACTTTCTCCCAAAATATAGGGGAAAACATACTTTGCAGCACcaaatgtgaatgctctaagtGTAAACATTAAATCCATACAAAAATTAACATATAACCGTACACCACATCACgaccaaaagaataaaaaaccagaacgcaaaaatataaattgtatgaAGGCGTGTTCAAACGCATTTACAGCAAATGATATTGGAATTTCGAGGTTCTTTACAGATTCAAACACCAACATTCTCTAGCTACATTCAAGATCCAGCACAGAAACTAAGCTTTAGGATACAGCTCTATGCTAGAAGCTGATAATATGTAATACACATTAGCAGCCTGATGATCTCTATCTTTAAACAGTACAACGTTATGATTTCCTATCACTATGAATCACTGCATTTTTTGTTGCACCCCATCCTCCACTCTTGTAGGAAACCAAACCCTAGCACCAAGCTAAGGAAGGGCGCTTACCCAGAGCTGCTATAAGAGCAACAGCCTTGATTGGCCAAGAAACGGACAACGACAATAGTAATGTTATCTGCACTACCTCTCTGATATGCTTCCTGCATCAGCCTCTTTGCTGCCTGTTCTGGCTCCTCAATTGGCATAACCATTGCAACAGCTTCCTGAGAAAGTGGGAAGAATCAGAGTTCAAAGGTTGGGATTACCCACACATCTGATTAACTCAAATGTCACCCTCGTTCAAAACAAGTAGCCAGACTTTCCACAACTGACCAGTCACTATCCATTAGGGCTAATGAGGTAGAGAgccaagaaaataattttcaagttCTGAAGACATAACATCCACTCTTGGTCTTAGCAACACACGGGCATCATCAATgcatgaaagaaacaaaaagaattcCAGAGTTGGAAAGCGTGGCAAACCTCATTTGTGACAACATCCCACAGGCCATCACTGGCAAGGATAAGAAACTCAAGGGAGCTGTCAATCTTTTCCTCCTGCAAGTTCCATAATTGTCAGTGTTTAATGATTCTCACAAACTTAAAAATTGGAGGAATAGGAAACAAGTTTTCAGGCAGTCTACCCAACCATATTCATCAATTAGAAAAACCCCTCTCTTAGATAGGGGCTTACAATAATCGGCAAATGGCATTTCTCTAGCAGAAGCGTATATGAAATTATGGTAGGTAGGTTGAGAAACACTAACAAAAAGCTATATTGTCGAGATCctgtttttgttttagaataGAAGGATCTAGCATTTTTAATACATGCTCaaaggtaatattttttttttttttttttgttgaggtAATGTACAAAGGAATGCTACCGCTGCAGGCATAACAACATTGGAAGCTTCATTAATCTTCCCCCCCGTGTGACCTTTagttttcatttaaaacatttgCCATGTTGAAAAACTAAATCACTTCacttaaaattagataagcGTTAAAAGTTAACTTTAAGAATGACACCTGAATTTCTGGATCAGCAACAACGTATTGCTTCAAGAGCCTATCACCAAATGCACGAGAAACAGCAAGAACTCCTCCAACTCTCCAAGTTCctgatgatatatttattagccaccaaaaaacaaaccaatccACCCGATCACTAGAGAGCCTGAAGAATAATTTACACCACATACCATCCatatggcataatttgatttgtaagattcaaattttaaaatttatcttccaaatcaaactATGCCATGTgaatggtgtgtggtgtaaaggccttcaaatagaattattcgaaGAATAAAATTGACCTTACCAGCCCACATAACAAATCCTCCTGCATCCTCAATCCGTTGCCGCTCATCAGTTTGGTCCGGCTTGTGATCCCGAGAAACAGCAATAGCTGCGGGAAATCAAAAGATGATAAGCCAATGACATAACAAGAAAGCAGAATAGGAAGCAGATAATGTATCAACAGAATTCTCTCACATAAGAGGAAACAAACTTGAAAATATACCAGCCAATCATTAAGCAGCCCAAGATGATCTGTTCTAACCCAAAACCTTTCATCAAAACTCTTGCATGTTCGAAATGACGTATGAATGATAAAGGACTTCATAGTAGAAAATTGCACCGTATCAACCAAAAAGAAATGGCAAAACTGAATCGCAGGGGTTATCTAATAAGCacattcctaaaaaaaaaaattgggatgGGGGGTTACTGcatcctttctttccttttccattttccATTTTGGAAAGATTTCAAGGGATTTCACAGATGATTAAACTCCCCTAAAGTAACCAAACATAGATGATATATTCCCTCAATTGGAATTATGCACAGTAGAAAGACATAGTTTTGAATGGGATGGTAAGGAAATAACATAATTAGAAAATCCTAGCTACGAAAAAAAATCCTTTGTTGCCGTACTGTAGGAAATAACTGAGTCACAAGGGAAATTAGAAACCAATATTCAAGCAAACACCTATAAACTTATACCTAGTGCcatgtaaaaagaaaagagaaaaaagtgagaagaaaaatgatgagGAGAAAATAATGAGAGACGGAGATTGGATCCATCTGAATTGCGCTTAGGATTTAACATACGACTACCCAAttgaaaatgattgaaaaatagaTATGACACAAAGCACTGTAAAGGATAAAAGAcgggaaaaaaattataactccATTGAACAACAATACAGTAAACACAGCAGCTAagtataaatgtaaaaaacccATTAACaccataaacaaaataaaaagagcatGGGAagatttaggttgcgtttgggtagtgaggtgatctcTCCACTACCCAAACGGAGCCTTAGATGACCAACTCTATATACATACAACTATAGGCATCACCATCATACTACTCAAAACTTTGAAAGGGAACCATTTCATTAGttggttggggggggggggggagatgggggagagagagagagagcatttcGATATAACCGGGGGAACACTAGTTTCCATCAGATGATGAATGCAATTTCATATGTTAAGGAAGTTTGGCAAGTACAAAACTTCTCCAAACTCCAAAGCCTTCATAATAATGAATGAGTGCCAAAAATGGAAATGCAATCTCTTTAAATGGATCCTAACAAGTGTTggaacccaaaaaagaaaaaaaatacaaatgagatTTATGATAAAGACAATATCAAATCAACAACTTGAGTAAGGGGGGTGCATGAAACAATGACTAAAAAGTGGAAAACAGCCTTCTTAAAATCAAGAATTTTGAATTTGTCTTGGTAAAACAGATATGTCAAATCCCTATTAAAGTTGAATAGATCTGAAATTACTTATGAACCTTACCATTACCACCCCTACATATTACTGCTCTTGAATCCCCAACATTTGCAACAAGCAAACGGTCACCTACTAGGATAGCAGTGGAAGCAGTTGATCCAGCATCTCTGTTCTGGCTATTTTCCGATTTCAGAAACTCTGAGTCAGTATGGTTGTATGCATCAGCTGTACAGAGAAAAGGATGAGAAAAACATGGAAGTAGAATATAGCAAATTTCAGAACATTAGAAAAGTCATCATAATAGTACAAAAATAAGGAGCGACAGACCTATGGCTGATTTGGTATCAGAAATAAACTTTGGATGCCTGATCAAATTGCTAAAAAGGTTTTGCTTGACATATTCAGCAGCTCGGGCACCACCATGACCTGAACAAACATAAAGGAGATGTTTGAATCATCATCAATCTTTGGTattcaaaaggaaagaaaaataaggtaaattaatgtgaaaaaatagaaagtagGAAACAACACATGGATTTAACTATTtatgaagtttggaaaagtGACATTAACTTCATTAACAATGTCAACAATGATTACCACAAAATAATTTCTcgtccaaaaaagaaaataaatcctacaattaaaaaaaatgctgaaAGTACGCTCACAAAGAGGTACACATATTATCTCTAAAACACAACGCTCTCATATGAAATGCTCTTTAAGCTAATAAACCATTATGACTAGGTTAAGCAATAGGAGGTTGAAGTATCCACAAGTCATGCCCATGACAAGTGAAACAAAAGTCACTGTAGTTCCACTGTCCCTGATGTTTCTGCTGAAATTatgaaggggagagagagagagagagagagagagagagagataccatCAAAAACTCCAAACAGACCAACTATCTCCCCTTCAACACCATCAATTCGTGTCTCATAAAAATCTTCCATTGAAGACCTTTTTCCTGGAGAGCTTGCATATCCATAGCTGAACTTTCCATTCTGACTGTTGCAACATATACTTTTGGTATTAAAAACATCCCATACAATTTCAaggtcgagagagagagagagatgattcaCATTAAATTTGGCCCTAAAACTATTTGGTTGAAAGCTTAACCCATTATAAATAACTAACTCCAAGATAAAAGTCAACAAATTCTATATCACCAACTCCTCTGTTAAATGACAAATTGAAAATCACTGAAAAAACATAAGTTGTGTGTATACATAGAAGTATATAAACCATACATATGGCCGAGTTCACTAGGtcaacaactaataaaaaagttatcACTTCAACAAGGTAATATCTGTGCCCAACACGACAAACTACGATTTAACAAATCGCTAAGGACAAGGAGGATAACTAACTTGGTTCCCTCAGCGGCATTGTCTCATTAGTGCAAGCCCAATCTGACAAAATGTGATATTTGTACAAACTTCTTGGACAATGCAAGTGTAAAAAGACAGGCACACAACATACACTTGAATTAAATGCAGTACAATGCATTTCAGGGGCTATAACTAATAATAGGTATGCAAAAATTGACTAACTGAACAAAGGCAATGACACATGTGCGAGTATGTGTGCGCATGGGCATAGAAGGGTACAAGACCTTTTGCATGTGCACACATGCATCTATCATAATCGTGTAATGTTCCAACAAATATAAGGTGTAACAACTCAGTTCTGAACCATCATTATCAACACTTTATTTTCCTCCACTTCATTTCCTTATGAACTAATTGAAAGTAATACTGTGATCAATTATCCCATTGGACtgagatatattataaaattcagcATTTGAAGAAAAACCGGATCATCAAAGAATCTATATAATGAGAGCTCTTCTCGTAAGCATATGACGCTTTAAATGTCAATATTCATAACTAAATCACTTGGGATTGTAATAAGCAGGAACATGATTCATAATAGTAAATACACGATAATTAACTATAATTACttgataaacaaaagaaatacatGATTCAATAATTGCACTTATAAATACAGTTAAAGTTGATGAACGTAAAACATAGTTTTAGGTAAATAATCGCATTGCATATATTACACTCGATCAAATACAAACGAAGATTAAGGAAAAGCATACAAAACAATAAAGCGGAACACAAAACAGCTACAATTTGTAAATCGAAGCAAGAATTTGCTCATAAAAAGAGTTTAAACCTGAGGCCCCCGCCGCTTACGGGCGCATCTTCGGCATGAACCTGGGTTGAAGGTGAGAGCACTGAATTGAGATAGCCCATGTTATGGCGTGAATTGTTTTAGGAATTTCCGAACAAAAAACAAGAGTGAGTATTTGGTGAATGATTGCAGAAGGGGGTTGTGGACACGAAAGGAAATTAGCTATTTTTGCTCGCCGATGGAGTTGAACGATGGCAAAATTAGAGGGATCATTTGGAAAGTTGAGagaaattttcaactttaagCTGCatataaacaagaaaaagtaaggaaaaaaaaaatagagacagagagagagagagagagaggaactaaTATAACATGGATCTCAAAAATTGAATAGCGTGTACGAGAgattaaaataaagagagagtgGAGACGTTGAGAGAGACAGGAAGTACCTGAAGGAGGGAAGAGGAATGCCGTCAGAGAGAGGGAAGTCCGGTTTGGGGGTTGATGAAAGTTgccaacaaacaaacaaacaaaaaaaatgaaaatgaaaaaaaagaaaagaaaaaagggaagagaaatgAGGTGAGGTGGTGGGTTGGGATTTGTTTGTTGACTTATTAATTTTGAGGGTATAATAAATTGAGGGGCCGAACGCCAATTAAGGAATAAGAGTGCgagactataaataaataaatcggaGGTTCCAAAATTAAGACCCAGTCCCCACTATAAATTCAACCCACACGTgtcctcaccaccaccacccaccCACCCCTTGCTCTTTCTCTCATTTACCCCCACACGTGGCGCACATGCACTATCTACGTGCccataaatttcttttcttttcttttgctaatATTTCAGATTTATATGTTGACTCTTTctagattattatattttttgttaagatATTTTTAGTGTCGTATAGAAAGCAAGAGAAATGggaaaatatatctatttttggCTTTGACAATTGATTGCAGCTTgttgattttatcttttttgtttaaagGTAGGTGAGTAAGCtctattattaaatgatatagctacaaataaagaaatcaatttaaaaataaaaaaattcaaaagccattttaatagaaaatgcaATAGATCGCAGTGTTACCCATCCCTTCTAACGGGGAAAAGTTGCACACGTCAACCAGTTTGGCATATGGCAAGCATTTATGCAATACAGCCCGTGACTTAAGAAAAAAGACAAATGTTTAACCTACACatcaattttattcaaaaataaaaaataaaataaaaatatatgtttgattAAAATTTGTTATTATTGTAAAGTATTAACATTAAGTTACATCaatgtatagattttttttttttttttttgcgtaaAATTTATGTCCAATATTTTATCTACGAAAATAAggatgttttcttttgtttttttttttttctactcaggcgaattaaaatttaaaaaacgaAGGAATGGAAAAAAGCGTCTAaatgctattatatatatagatagcgAAACCAAAATGCCCACAATAAGAGTCGAAAGCCGAGCGCACAGGAAGAGAAAGacacaatataatatatattattacagtGCTGACTCAGGTGAGGGCGCTGTTAATCACACAATCATTACTCATCCACATTCGACATTCGTACATATTAACGACCCCCCCATCTTGCAAATTCTTCCTCGCCATCACTTGATAAGATGCTGAAATCAACATTGATTTCCAGACAAATTATGAGCAATCCTATGCTGTCCCTTTTTCAATCCTCTATTTTACACGGTTTCTTTGGTTCTGTTCCCAAGCCAGTGTGGGCTGAAAACTTTTTATTCAATTCTATGTAGAACTGCTGCAAACATTCTATTTTCTTGTCATTCGAGTACTTGCACTAGCCGAAGTACCCGGGATATCAATATTGTCGGGGAAacagataaaacaaaatgaaagagaataGGGATTACTGATGTCT
Protein-coding sequences here:
- the LOC109005189 gene encoding probable protein phosphatase 2C 59, which codes for MGYLNSVLSPSTQVHAEDAPVSGGGLSQNGKFSYGYASSPGKRSSMEDFYETRIDGVEGEIVGLFGVFDGHGGARAAEYVKQNLFSNLIRHPKFISDTKSAIADAYNHTDSEFLKSENSQNRDAGSTASTAILVGDRLLVANVGDSRAVICRGGNAIAVSRDHKPDQTDERQRIEDAGGFVMWAGTWRVGGVLAVSRAFGDRLLKQYVVADPEIQEEKIDSSLEFLILASDGLWDVVTNEEAVAMVMPIEEPEQAAKRLMQEAYQRGSADNITIVVVRFLANQGCCSYSSSG